The sequence CCAGTCCTTGACTTGTTTTAAGAAACTGATTAAACTAGACATATTAGAAATTTTTCTAAAAATGCGCGATCAAATCTTCGATTTGGTGCGCGGAGCGCAATCGCGCTGTGGATTTAGTTACGCGATCGCGCTTTACATTTACAATTTTACCCCGAGAATGAAACAGCCCTGCCTTTGAAAGGGGGGCTTTAGTGTATCGGTGTGTAGTGCCAGTTGATCGAAATGATATTAATAATTTTCTGAGCCTTCATAAATCACTGATAAAGCTACCTCCACCCCAACCGAGTTTAACTGCACAACATCGGTTGAGTCCTCTAAAATCTGCAAATTCCAATCCTTAGCGATTCCCCGTCGATAGACCATCACCACTGATTTATCCTGATCCACCAACATATATTCTTGCAGACTTTCTAAACTCCGATAAAAGCTGAACTTTTCGCCTTGGTCATAATTCCTAGTTGAGTCTGATAATACCTCAATAATGACCACTGGATTCATTACTGTGGTTTGACTGTCCCCATAATAAACAGGATCACCCGCCAAAACCATCACATCAGGATAGGTAAAGACATTAACCGATGGAATCCACAACTTAACATTTTCCATATAAACAGGAGCATTTCTATCCTTTAGCGCCAGACGCAAACCAATATACAGATTCCCTGTAATCAAATTATGCTTGGTTGTTCCCCCTGCCATTGGTATAATTTCCCCATTAATAAACTCATGGCGCACCTCTGCTTTTGCTTCAAACGCCAAATATTCCTCTGGGGTGTCAACCTTTTGCGTTAACGGTGTCATCCCTATCATCTCCCTTGGTTCGCCTCCTGCTAATTCAATATCTTAAACAGGCTTTTGATACTCCGCCATTGCAGAAAAGAGTGACATCCTCCCCCGCAAAGCATAGTTATAGGCACTACGGCAGATTTCAAGAATCTCCGTGAGAGTTTCTTCCTGCTGTTTGTTGGGATAGATACGGTATCGGTAGTTAAGTGTGAGCACTGACCAAGTCGTTCAAGCACAGCTTTATTATACGCTGCTTAGTAGATTGTGACAAGGTGCTAAGTTATGGATGCGCTTTCGCGCTTTTTTTATTTGGCTACGATTCATGAGGGGCTGTCATCTGAGGTCTCCTCAGATGTTTATACGCCTTCCCGTTAACCTCTGGTATAACGGGGGTCTTCTCGTCGCACTGAGATAAACTCTTCCCAAAAGTCACCAACTCGATGGGTTCCGCGATCTTTTCGTTCCCCAACCCTTAAAGCGGATAATCCTTCTTCTTGATAACGCTTAAAGAGTCTTTGCAGAGAACGAACGGAAATACCCAGTTTTTCTGCTCCTGCTCGGAGTTTTTGTCCATAGACAGCGCGATCACAGGGTTCTAGCAAAGTTTGAATTACTTCCGCGCGATCAGATTCTTCTGGAGACAAGTCTAAGGGAATGATGCTCGTTATTTGAGTTTCTTCATACTGACTACTTTTCACTTTATAAAAATTTTAAATGTAATAAAAACATAATGTTATTTTAGCAAGCATAACAAAAAAGTGCCACTTAATTTGGCATTGGTTTTGAAGGGGCGCGATCATACGATTATGTGAATAGTTTCCCCAATTTAACTGGTTAGGGAAACTATTCACTAAAGCTCTAGTCGTTCCGCCCTCTAATGTTTTAATGCTTCATTGGAAGCGGGATTTTGGTTATTTTCAGTCAGAGCCATTTGATAGTGAGTCCGTAAGCACTCTAATAAAGTGGAAAATAAATTGGCTCATTATTTGTCTTCCCCTTCCACCCCATACTCAACAAACAAACGCGTCAAACTAATCTCCAGTCCTTGTGCCAAACGCTCCATATTTTCCAAAGTGGGATTAATCATACCCCGCTCCAAATTAGAAATATAAGTGCGATGCAGTCCCGCCAACTCCGCCAGATACTCTTGAGACAAATCTAGCTCCCGTCGTCGTCGCCGGACCGCTTTCCCAAACCGTTGTTTAATCGAAGAAGAATTACTGTCAGTCACGGAACTCATCATCGAGAAATTCCGTGACCGCTTCTACAGATTATTCATAACATTTGGTAGAATAAGCATAATCTTTTATCCGTTAATCATCACATGAGCGCCTCGCTCCCCCCAGTTTCCCTTCCTGAAACTTTACCCTCGACTCTTCCCGAACAACAATTTGCTTTGGGGAGTTGGGTTTATTGGTATCAAGTTCCTAACCCCGACTTTGGACGCATGGTGGGAGTCGTTTATACTCATGCTGCTAGTTGTACCATTACAGGACTCCATTATTTAGTTAAGCTAGATGCAGCCAGTCCTTCCTTTGCCATTACCGCCTATGATTTTGCCTTTTCCGAAGATTTATGCCTTTTGGATGAAAGTTCCCTTCACACCTTACGGGAAGAGGTAAATTCATGAGCCATGATCATTCTTCCCCTCGCCAACAAATTATTAATTTGCTCCAACAACTGAAGATTTCTCCCTCAGAATTCTGTTTTCGTTGGAATCTGGATGCTGCCGAGTTAGCCCAAATTTCTGGCGTTTCTCGTTCCACCACCTCTCACTGGCTAGGGGGAATTACCAGTCGTCGGGAAGCGGGAGAATCGTATCAGCGTTTACTTGCCATTGCTGATGTCATTCTGGAAAATGCCACTGAAGTAGAACCATTATTGCAACGTTGGCTTAATCAACGACACAATTAATTCCAGTTTCCAGTTGGTTTGTCAAATTGACAAAGATTTGGGAAATGCCTTGACTGCGGGGAAACTTAGCACGTAAGTTGCTTTTAATCGCTTTCTCAGGTAATTAATGCTTCCCCTTTCCACTTTTGACCTTACAAAAGGACCACTTCTAGATGTCTTAAAGGCAATTGAAGGTGGCAGAATTCAACTAGCTGATTTTCAACGAGACTGGTGTTGGGATGATGAGCGCATTCGTTCTCTTCTCAGCAGTATTGCGCTTGGATTTCCCATTGGTTCATTCATGCTGCTAGAACAAGAAAACGCCCAATTTCGCCTTAAACCGCGCTTGGTAGAAGGGGTGGAATTAGAGCATTCTCCTGCTCCTCAAACTCTCATTTTAGATGGACAACAACGGTTAACGAGCTTGTTTATGGCGTTGTTTTCTGTCTCCCCAGTTCGCATTAATCGAGGGAAACGCTATGCCAGAGAACAACGTTGGTACTATTTTCAGATGGAGGAGATGCTTGCGTTACCCGAGGAGGAACGCTTCCGAGCTATTTTAGGATTGAAGGAAGACAAGCGGTTACGTCGCGCTCATGCTCCTCAAATTGATTGTTCGACTCCCGAACGGGAATATCAAACTCATTGTTTTCCCCTTTCTCAAGTGTTTCAGTTTCCGCAATGGCGAGGAGAGTATAACAAGTATTGGCAGTATCAGCCTGAGAAGTTGGCTTTGATTGACCAGTTTGAGGCGGAGGTGATTAAGAAGTTTGAGCATTATCAGTTGGGGTTGTATATTTTACGGGCGGAGTTGCCAAAAAAGGCAGTGTGTCAGATTTTTGTTAATCATAATGCTCGCCCCTGTGAGTTGACCCATTTTGATTTGCTGACTTCTGAATATGCCAGTGAAGAGTTTGATTTACGCGGAGATTGGCAAAACCGTGAGCAACAGTTTTTACGGTATCGGGTATTAAGACTGTTGAAGCCGACGGATTTTTTACAGGCACTGTCTTTATTGGTAAGGTATCACCGACGATTGGAGGCGAAAAAGAGGGGAGTCCATTCGGAGAAACT comes from Halothece sp. PCC 7418 and encodes:
- a CDS encoding Uma2 family endonuclease, encoding MTPLTQKVDTPEEYLAFEAKAEVRHEFINGEIIPMAGGTTKHNLITGNLYIGLRLALKDRNAPVYMENVKLWIPSVNVFTYPDVMVLAGDPVYYGDSQTTVMNPVVIIEVLSDSTRNYDQGEKFSFYRSLESLQEYMLVDQDKSVVMVYRRGIAKDWNLQILEDSTDVVQLNSVGVEVALSVIYEGSENY
- a CDS encoding helix-turn-helix domain-containing protein, which encodes MKSSQYEETQITSIIPLDLSPEESDRAEVIQTLLEPCDRAVYGQKLRAGAEKLGISVRSLQRLFKRYQEEGLSALRVGERKDRGTHRVGDFWEEFISVRREDPRYTRG
- a CDS encoding helix-turn-helix domain-containing protein, giving the protein MMSSVTDSNSSSIKQRFGKAVRRRRRELDLSQEYLAELAGLHRTYISNLERGMINPTLENMERLAQGLEISLTRLFVEYGVEGEDK
- a CDS encoding DUF262 domain-containing protein, translating into MLPLSTFDLTKGPLLDVLKAIEGGRIQLADFQRDWCWDDERIRSLLSSIALGFPIGSFMLLEQENAQFRLKPRLVEGVELEHSPAPQTLILDGQQRLTSLFMALFSVSPVRINRGKRYAREQRWYYFQMEEMLALPEEERFRAILGLKEDKRLRRAHAPQIDCSTPEREYQTHCFPLSQVFQFPQWRGEYNKYWQYQPEKLALIDQFEAEVIKKFEHYQLGLYILRAELPKKAVCQIFVNHNARPCELTHFDLLTSEYASEEFDLRGDWQNREQQFLRYRVLRLLKPTDFLQALSLLVRYHRRLEAKKRGVHSEKLPRISCNRQDVLDVSLSDYQTWREDLSQGFEAGARFLHGQGIFDADDVPYPMQLVVLAPLMAILGESVKLDAVQRKLEQWLYCGAASGIYSRSRESTAAKDLIEMPGWVWEEGALPTTIREASLQAERLQSCVNSQGATYRAISALLRRDGALDFLTGEAITEVKYFEEGIENHHIFPQKWCQQRGIARSRYNSIVNKTPLTWRTNRFLGSVAPSLYLQRLQEKGMSKERVDEILRSHLIEPELLRGDDFEGFFAERTRVLLGKLYSAMGKKP